A region from the Helcococcus ovis genome encodes:
- a CDS encoding ABC transporter ATP-binding protein: protein MSILKLENVTKKFGKQEVLKGINMHIEKPGIYAVIGPNGAGKSTLFNVISNLLKANSGEIEVVGKKNTNSDIFFEVSFLKDNRVLYDYLTGYDHLAFIKTAQKLPKERIDEVVEKLQIAHYMNKKTGDYSLGMKQHLLIAMAMMNKPKLMILDEPLNGLDPTSVIKVRHLLKELVESGTAILISSHTLSEIDLLTDQIMFLKDGRIVEEQMDLIKDNIYELSLTKESVEKLKDYQIKGLNYELNQDKMIANIGINKVSYLIEKLEDENIEFTDITKKKVGSEERYMKMFPEEMEKIRK, encoded by the coding sequence ATGTCAATCTTAAAATTAGAAAATGTAACAAAAAAATTTGGAAAGCAGGAAGTGCTTAAAGGAATTAACATGCATATTGAAAAACCCGGTATTTATGCTGTTATAGGACCGAATGGGGCAGGAAAATCTACTTTATTTAATGTTATTTCAAATTTATTAAAAGCAAATAGTGGTGAAATCGAAGTTGTTGGAAAGAAAAATACGAATTCAGATATATTTTTTGAAGTATCTTTTTTAAAAGATAATAGAGTTTTATATGACTATTTGACAGGATATGACCATTTAGCCTTTATTAAAACAGCACAAAAATTACCGAAAGAAAGAATAGATGAGGTTGTTGAAAAATTACAAATAGCCCATTATATGAATAAAAAAACCGGAGATTATTCATTAGGAATGAAACAACATTTACTAATTGCGATGGCAATGATGAATAAACCGAAACTTATGATACTTGATGAACCTTTGAATGGGCTGGATCCTACATCGGTAATTAAAGTAAGACATCTATTAAAAGAATTAGTAGAATCGGGAACAGCTATATTAATTTCATCACATACATTAAGTGAAATAGACTTATTGACAGATCAAATAATGTTCTTGAAAGATGGTCGAATAGTAGAAGAACAAATGGATTTAATAAAAGACAATATTTATGAGTTATCATTAACAAAAGAATCAGTAGAAAAACTTAAAGATTATCAAATTAAGGGATTAAATTATGAACTAAATCAAGATAAAATGATTGCGAATATTGGAATAAATAAAGTTTCATATCTAATAGAAAAATTAGAAGATGAGAATATAGAATTTACAGATATAACAAAGAAAAAAGTTGGTTCAGAAGAAAGATATATGAAGATGTTTCCTGAAGAAATGGAGAAAATTAGAAAATAG
- a CDS encoding endo-beta-N-acetylglucosaminidase — protein MKKIYKKILATALSVVFLASFVPQKAYAADSIPMTGEAKRKANQPKFSGYRVWDIRDWTPKNDPGAQLLKAKVPLQKRNEPFKATQANPKLESKAQIMLMQGDYGNTFTDGMMYNNTFGYYPLSFWQYTDYFSPWHGATTATTPEDLYDRKYESTADRGWEKRYFEFGVLNIPNPAYTNAAHKNGVKSIAVIYFDQYYRQGQTINELFVQDKDGKFPVAEKLIEMAKFFGYDGYFFNAEENVEERFADRKKLFLKRLHDAGLYTQYYDTNSSMNDSKYSLLFFDTNNDGKEERIQDSVFVNYDWTGSVDNQIEYIKNKGIDPFKDVFYGVEANKNGFNGKHNSAKQIEKLYEKNTKNPKASIALFTPSDFYQRGLPDDMIQDTGYQWMIEERARMYFSGAKVNPRETGMFEGYKREDVMLDDASGWVGVADFTSEKSVIKGSNFYSSFNIGKGVQYFENGKVSLDEEWSNINIQDIPLTWQWWVDSEKDKAKLGVDFDFGQKEVRKNISKEIIKLPFKQIGAYEGGSSLVTYGKLDGENTIRLYKTDLDIKSTSKIDITFRKTSNDNVKMQLALIFKDNPNKIEKLDVKNSQKLAEWITSSVELSNYSGKQLAMIGLIFKGQSENYQMNIGKISVSDGLTAPSKPEGFKIQKLFSDDEMIVEWKKEDFSNVDKYEIRGVLPNGEKVFLGGIYDDVFYIKSLKNANKFELVAVGKNGEKSEPSIVEFNPDSIVNRLNYETETVEVTTKKDHPVKGSIVQSKHDGKLVLNWENPKADYKELELKVTLPENDSKALFTKIIKKGESNTEIKIPYNNGEKFEATIYTVLNDGSKAESVTLTGKLKDTYVQRYNKELFNEKNKIFWSPEPNDWSKLHVKLNDEIVKFSNGFGWKSDYAIRGATLMNFTFSDDKNTSEDELEDESDDELEEDIYDDSVDANETYGLVEVVLEDYVGNKSLPTYIRLGKNKAEDLISKIEKSEDMINSYKYKEDGKDKVKEAVEKAKALLKKKDVSNGEIKDMEKMLDEIQNTLVLKEAEKETPKETLKETQKETSKEKYEDKNKFVPKVVYGSGQIIQKGKVDKIEFKSDGQLKTLEKVEVDGKELSKSDYISLEGSTIVILPERYFGKLQEGNHILTMKFGEGEKNKAGNVDFGFTIKDNKLNPLTADYGVGIYISLLGISILGIYLSKKKIIK, from the coding sequence ATGAAGAAAATATATAAAAAGATATTGGCGACTGCATTATCAGTGGTATTTTTAGCATCGTTTGTGCCTCAAAAAGCATATGCTGCAGATTCTATACCTATGACAGGAGAGGCGAAAAGAAAAGCAAATCAACCAAAATTTTCAGGTTACAGAGTTTGGGATATAAGAGATTGGACGCCGAAAAATGATCCGGGGGCTCAACTTCTTAAAGCTAAAGTTCCTCTACAAAAAAGGAATGAACCGTTTAAGGCTACTCAAGCAAATCCAAAACTTGAATCAAAAGCTCAAATTATGTTGATGCAAGGAGATTATGGTAATACTTTTACTGATGGTATGATGTACAATAATACTTTTGGATATTATCCGCTAAGTTTTTGGCAATATACTGATTACTTTTCACCATGGCATGGAGCAACTACGGCTACAACTCCCGAAGATTTATATGATAGAAAATATGAATCAACAGCAGATAGAGGATGGGAGAAAAGATATTTTGAATTTGGTGTATTAAATATACCTAATCCGGCATATACAAATGCAGCTCATAAAAATGGTGTTAAATCTATAGCGGTTATTTATTTTGATCAATATTATAGACAGGGGCAAACAATCAATGAATTATTTGTTCAGGATAAAGATGGAAAATTTCCTGTTGCTGAAAAATTAATAGAAATGGCAAAGTTTTTCGGATATGATGGATATTTCTTTAATGCTGAAGAAAATGTTGAAGAAAGATTTGCAGATAGAAAAAAATTATTTCTAAAGAGATTACATGATGCAGGATTGTATACACAGTATTATGACACTAATAGTAGCATGAATGATTCTAAATATAGTTTGTTATTTTTTGATACAAATAATGACGGTAAAGAAGAAAGAATCCAAGATTCAGTATTTGTGAATTACGATTGGACTGGAAGTGTTGATAATCAAATTGAATATATAAAAAATAAGGGCATAGACCCGTTTAAAGACGTATTCTATGGGGTCGAAGCAAATAAAAACGGATTTAATGGAAAACATAATTCAGCAAAACAAATTGAAAAATTATATGAAAAAAATACAAAAAACCCTAAAGCAAGTATAGCATTATTTACTCCATCTGATTTTTATCAAAGAGGATTACCTGATGATATGATTCAAGATACAGGTTATCAATGGATGATTGAAGAAAGAGCAAGAATGTATTTTTCAGGTGCCAAAGTAAATCCTAGAGAAACAGGAATGTTTGAAGGATATAAAAGAGAAGATGTAATGCTTGATGATGCAAGTGGATGGGTTGGAGTAGCAGATTTTACAAGTGAAAAATCTGTAATAAAAGGTTCTAATTTTTATTCTTCCTTCAATATCGGTAAAGGTGTACAATACTTTGAAAATGGAAAAGTAAGTTTAGATGAAGAATGGTCAAATATAAATATTCAAGATATTCCACTAACTTGGCAATGGTGGGTTGATAGTGAAAAGGATAAAGCGAAATTAGGCGTAGATTTTGACTTTGGACAAAAAGAAGTTAGAAAAAATATATCTAAGGAAATAATAAAGTTACCATTTAAGCAAATAGGAGCTTATGAAGGTGGATCATCTTTAGTTACTTATGGAAAATTAGATGGTGAAAACACAATTAGATTATATAAAACGGATTTAGATATTAAAAGCACGTCAAAAATAGATATAACATTTAGAAAAACTTCAAATGATAATGTTAAAATGCAATTAGCATTGATATTCAAAGATAATCCTAATAAAATCGAGAAATTAGATGTGAAAAATTCTCAAAAATTGGCTGAATGGATTACTTCTAGTGTAGAATTGTCAAATTATTCTGGAAAACAGTTAGCTATGATTGGATTGATATTTAAGGGGCAATCTGAAAATTATCAAATGAATATTGGGAAAATTTCAGTAAGTGATGGGTTAACAGCTCCAAGTAAACCTGAAGGATTTAAAATTCAAAAATTATTTTCAGATGATGAGATGATTGTTGAATGGAAAAAAGAAGATTTTAGTAATGTAGATAAATATGAAATAAGAGGAGTTTTACCCAATGGAGAAAAAGTATTTTTAGGTGGAATTTATGATGATGTATTTTATATTAAATCATTAAAAAATGCTAATAAATTTGAATTAGTTGCTGTTGGTAAAAATGGAGAAAAGAGTGAACCTTCAATAGTTGAATTTAATCCGGATTCAATCGTAAATAGATTAAATTATGAAACTGAGACTGTTGAAGTAACGACTAAAAAAGACCATCCGGTAAAGGGTAGTATTGTACAATCTAAACATGATGGAAAATTAGTATTAAATTGGGAAAATCCAAAAGCTGATTACAAAGAATTAGAATTAAAAGTTACTTTACCGGAAAATGATTCTAAAGCATTATTTACAAAGATTATTAAAAAAGGGGAAAGTAATACTGAGATAAAAATTCCATATAATAATGGAGAAAAATTTGAAGCTACAATCTATACTGTATTAAATGACGGAAGTAAAGCAGAATCCGTTACACTAACGGGTAAACTGAAAGATACTTATGTTCAAAGATATAATAAAGAATTATTTAATGAAAAAAATAAAATATTTTGGAGTCCTGAGCCAAATGATTGGTCTAAATTACATGTTAAATTAAATGACGAAATTGTTAAGTTTAGTAATGGATTTGGATGGAAATCAGACTACGCTATTAGAGGTGCGACACTAATGAATTTTACATTTTCTGATGATAAAAATACTTCAGAAGATGAATTAGAAGATGAATCAGATGATGAATTAGAAGAAGATATTTATGATGATTCTGTAGATGCTAATGAAACGTATGGGCTTGTTGAAGTAGTTTTAGAAGACTATGTTGGAAATAAATCATTACCAACTTATATAAGATTAGGAAAAAATAAAGCTGAAGATTTGATATCTAAGATTGAAAAATCAGAAGATATGATTAATAGTTATAAATATAAAGAAGATGGTAAAGATAAAGTTAAAGAAGCGGTTGAAAAAGCAAAAGCTTTATTAAAGAAAAAAGATGTTTCTAATGGGGAAATTAAAGATATGGAAAAAATGCTGGATGAAATTCAAAATACTCTAGTATTGAAGGAAGCAGAAAAAGAAACACCAAAGGAAACGCTTAAAGAAACGCAAAAAGAAACATCTAAAGAAAAATATGAAGATAAAAATAAATTTGTTCCTAAAGTAGTATATGGTAGTGGACAAATTATTCAAAAAGGTAAAGTTGATAAAATTGAATTTAAATCTGATGGACAG
- the galT gene encoding galactose-1-phosphate uridylyltransferase: MAEFRFNPLLNDWTIVNGNRQNRPDMPKDYCAFCPGSEQIKENYTVMKYDNDWPSMMQEPPVPDDISTDFYKTAKSYGKAEVILYSPDHKASLWQLPVSHIIELIDLWKERFIEIKKDEHIKYILTFENRGKEVGTTQSHPHGQIYGYGFMPLRIKQEIENSRKYFEKTGESLILKIRDEELKIKERIIMENDNFVAFLPFFTDYPYGVYIVPKKNNIYTFENFNDEIAEEFAKILKNLLGTFDTLFNREFPYMMGIYQNPVNSELEEECKNFYNFHVKFFPPLRGANSIKWNASSETCVWAKTNPRRVEDTAIELREAFEKFKKRG, translated from the coding sequence ATGGCGGAATTTAGATTCAATCCCTTACTAAACGATTGGACAATTGTAAACGGAAATAGACAAAATAGACCTGACATGCCAAAAGATTATTGTGCATTTTGTCCGGGTTCTGAACAAATAAAAGAAAATTATACTGTAATGAAATATGATAACGACTGGCCTTCAATGATGCAAGAGCCTCCAGTTCCTGATGATATATCTACGGATTTTTATAAAACAGCTAAATCTTATGGAAAAGCTGAAGTAATACTATATTCACCAGATCACAAGGCATCTTTATGGCAACTACCAGTTAGCCATATTATTGAATTGATTGATTTATGGAAAGAGAGATTTATAGAAATAAAAAAAGATGAGCATATAAAATATATACTCACATTTGAGAATAGAGGAAAAGAAGTTGGTACTACTCAAAGTCATCCTCATGGACAAATTTACGGATATGGATTTATGCCATTAAGAATTAAACAAGAAATTGAAAATTCAAGAAAATATTTTGAAAAAACTGGTGAATCATTAATATTAAAAATACGTGATGAAGAATTAAAAATAAAAGAAAGAATAATTATGGAAAATGATAATTTTGTTGCATTTCTTCCATTCTTCACAGATTATCCATACGGTGTGTACATAGTTCCTAAAAAAAATAACATATATACATTTGAAAATTTTAATGATGAAATAGCTGAAGAATTTGCTAAAATATTAAAAAATCTATTAGGAACATTTGATACACTATTTAACAGAGAATTTCCTTACATGATGGGCATATATCAAAATCCTGTAAATAGTGAATTAGAAGAAGAATGCAAAAACTTCTACAACTTCCATGTAAAATTCTTCCCTCCATTAAGAGGAGCAAATTCAATTAAATGGAATGCATCCTCAGAAACTTGTGTATGGGCAAAAACAAATCCAAGAAGAGTTGAAGATACAGCTATCGAGCTAAGAGAAGCTTTTGAAAAATTTAAGAAAAGAGGATAA
- a CDS encoding galactokinase, whose amino-acid sequence MDLQELKSKFIKAFGENDNEIKTFFSPSRINIIGEHIDYNGGQVFPCAIEIGTYGVARKNSENILRLKSLNLSKEGHVSLSPIENKEENEWMNFPLGVAKFIKERGFDIGGLDVLVYGNIPNGSGLSSSASLEVLFGEIFNTFYNKGKISNVELALIGQETENKFIGVNSGIMDQFIIANGKKDNAVLLDTETLDFEYIPFKLKDNKIVILNTNKRRELKDSKYNKRRAECEEALEILQDYAEIDNLCQLTEENLELLENIENEDVRKRAEHVIMENLRVAEAVQALQNGDIETLGELLVASNDSLRELYEVTGPHLDSITKHSNDFDGCLGARMTGAGFGGCGIAIVKSDKIEEFKAYVGPRYKEDTGLEAEFIISNVGDKVHEI is encoded by the coding sequence ATGGACTTACAAGAATTAAAATCAAAATTTATAAAAGCATTTGGTGAAAATGATAATGAAATTAAAACATTCTTTTCCCCAAGTAGAATCAACATAATAGGAGAACATATTGATTATAACGGGGGACAAGTATTTCCATGTGCAATAGAAATAGGAACATATGGAGTTGCCAGAAAAAATTCTGAAAATATTTTAAGATTAAAAAGCTTAAATCTTTCTAAAGAAGGACATGTTTCACTTTCTCCTATTGAAAATAAAGAAGAAAATGAATGGATGAATTTCCCTCTTGGTGTTGCAAAGTTTATAAAGGAAAGAGGATTTGATATTGGAGGACTGGATGTTTTAGTTTACGGGAATATTCCTAATGGCTCCGGTCTTTCATCATCAGCTTCACTTGAAGTTCTTTTTGGAGAAATCTTCAATACTTTCTACAACAAAGGAAAAATCTCAAATGTAGAGCTAGCATTAATCGGCCAAGAAACGGAAAATAAATTTATAGGGGTAAACTCCGGAATAATGGATCAATTTATAATCGCAAACGGAAAAAAAGATAATGCTGTTTTACTGGATACCGAAACTTTGGATTTTGAGTATATTCCATTCAAACTAAAAGACAATAAAATTGTAATATTAAATACAAATAAAAGAAGAGAATTAAAAGATTCTAAGTATAATAAAAGACGTGCAGAATGCGAGGAAGCTTTAGAAATTTTACAAGATTATGCTGAAATAGATAACTTATGCCAACTTACAGAAGAAAATTTAGAATTACTTGAAAATATCGAAAATGAAGATGTAAGAAAAAGAGCAGAACATGTTATCATGGAAAATTTAAGAGTAGCTGAAGCTGTGCAAGCATTACAAAATGGAGATATAGAAACTTTAGGAGAACTATTAGTAGCATCAAATGATTCATTAAGAGAACTATACGAAGTTACTGGACCACATTTGGATTCTATTACTAAACATTCAAATGATTTTGATGGTTGTCTTGGTGCAAGAATGACAGGAGCTGGATTTGGAGGTTGTGGTATAGCCATTGTTAAATCCGATAAAATTGAAGAATTTAAGGCTTATGTTGGTCCAAGATATAAAGAAGATACTGGTTTAGAAGCAGAATTTATTATTTCAAATGTTGGAGATAAAGTTCACGAAATTTAA